From one Qingrenia yutianensis genomic stretch:
- a CDS encoding DNA adenine methylase, with protein MKQYDRYESFFYLDPPYVETEGHYMVEFPKEDHVRLYDTLKEIKGKFLLSYNDCEFVKELYKDYTIVEHTRANSLAHRYDSGSRFKELLIANYDINERRKNEPIQLSLFGDGDYEFNYLQDYRYKRPNHTTVFIPRTIEENRT; from the coding sequence ATAAAACAGTACGACAGATACGAGTCGTTTTTCTATCTTGATCCGCCGTATGTTGAAACGGAAGGTCATTATATGGTGGAGTTTCCGAAAGAAGACCATGTCAGACTGTATGACACCTTAAAAGAAATTAAGGGCAAATTTTTATTGTCGTACAATGACTGCGAATTTGTTAAGGAACTGTATAAGGACTATACGATTGTTGAGCATACCCGTGCAAACTCTCTTGCCCACAGATACGATTCAGGTAGCAGGTTCAAGGAGCTGCTGATCGCAAACTACGATATAAACGAAAGAAGAAAAAACGAACCGATACAATTAAGTTTATTTGGAGATGGTGATTATGAGTTTAACTATTTACAGGACTACAGGTACAAGAGGCCGAATCACACTACCGTTTTTATTCCGAGAACTATTGAG